Part of the Veillonellaceae bacterium genome is shown below.
AATATGTTATTAGTAATCAGCACAGTGTGATTTTCAATGTTGCGGATTTCATTTTTGATCTCATTGAGGCCGAAAGCACCGTTATTAACGCTCTCATTGATTATGCGTACAGTATTTTCAATATCTCTGACCTCATTTTTGATTTCGTTAAGACCAAATACGTTATTAGTAATCAGTACAGTATGGTTTTCAATGTTGCGGATTTCGTTTTTAATCTCATTAAGACCGAAAGTAGGATTATTAACACTCTCATTTATAATTCGTACCGTGTTTTCAATATCCCTGACTTCGTTCTTGATCTCATTCAGACCAAATACGTTGTTGGTAATCAGCACAGTATGATTTTCGATGTTACGGATTTCGTTCTTAATCTCATTGAGGCCAAATATATTGTTGGTTATCAGCTCTGTCTGATTTTCAATGTTTCGAACTTCATTTTTGATTTCCTTAAGGCCGAAACATGGGTTTCTAAGAATTCTTTCAATACAGATAGCTTCTTTTTTAATTGCTTTAAGACCAAAACAGCGGTTGGTAACGACATTCTCGATGACACTTACTTCATTTTTAATTTCGTTAAGGCCGAAGAAGTTATTATTAATCGTGTTATTAATTATAGTTGTAGTATTCTCAATGCCGCGAATCTCATTTTTGATTTCATTCAGGCCAAAGGATTTGTTATTGATAGTGTTGTTAATAACAGACACAGTGTTTTCAATGCCCCGGACTTCATTCTTAATCTCGTTTAGCCCGAAAACATTGTTTGTTAGCAGGTTTGTATTGTTCTCGATGACCCGGATTTCATTTTTAATTTCACCTAAGCCGAAAGCACCATTGTTGATTAGATCGTTTATTTCTCGAACTTCATTTTTAATTTCATTAAGGCCAAAAAATTCATTGGTGAGAATATCATTGATGTCGATAATTTCATTCTTAATTTCTCTAAGACCAAAAAGCCCGTTGTTTACCGTAGAATTGATTATATCGACGGTAGTGTTGATTTCAATAATCTCGTTTTTTATCTCTTTTAGACCAAACATTCCATTTGATAAGGTATCGTTAATTATACTTGTCGTGTTTTCGATAATCCGTACTTCATTCTTGATTTCCTTAATGCCAAACGTGCCATTTGTTAAGAGGTCGTTGATTTCAATTATTTCGCTCTTAATTTCGCAAAGGCCAAAAGCTTCGTTAGTCAGCAGGTTTTCAATATCATTTACATCAGTTCTAATTTCCCGCAAGATTAGGGCTGAATTGGATACAATGTTATTGATCTCAATAATCTCTTGCTTGATTTCATTTAACCCGAATTTAGGGTTTTCCAGTTGTTCTAAGATTTTCCGCAATTCTTCCAATATGATACAAAAAACAATTTTTTCCTTAGTGTGGCTGTTGCAGCCGTCCATACAATCAACGACGCATTCTATCTTACGTTTAAGGTCGCATATACAGGCAATAATAGCAGCCGTTTCATTTGGATCGCAGCAGCACCCTCTGAAGGTATCATCACGGCCCAATGTAGTCCCTCCTTCTCAGAGCATTCACTCTTATTTCTTATTACAGTATATGGGGAATATGTTAAGTGGTTACCTAAACAGCATTATCTCTCCTTGATGTTTTTTAGTGACATTAAAATGTCGGCGAAACCAATACCTCTTGTTGGGCAACAATCATCATGCTTGCAGTCGTGTTTACAGTCATGCTTGAAGCAATCATCCTTGAAACAATCATCTTTGCAGCAGTCCTTAAAGCAATCATGTTTGAAACAGTGATCGAAGCAATCATCTTTACAGTCGTCCTTGCAATGATCTTTGCAGCATTTATCAGCGCGATCCAATGCGTCTTCAGGGCTGATAGAAAGTTTTTTAACAAAGTGTGCCGCGCGGTCTTTATCACTCACCGGTAAAACCCTCCGTTTCATTTAATAATTTAATCGACCTAACTTTACAGACGTGAGAGACATAAAACTTCTAGCTAATATTATGATATGTAGCATGCTATTGTATGGTGAGCACGCGTAACATTAAATTTCCCACTTCATATACTGTCATAGCGGGTTATGAGGTGATGTTATGATGAAAGAAGACACAAAGGAATGGACTGTGCTCATCTATGCTAATGGCAATAATGACTTAGAGCCTGAAACGTGGCAAGCAATGCTTGCGGCAGAAGCAAGCTGTCATACTAACATAAATGTTATTTATGAAATTGGCCGAGTGGATACAACACTGGTGAAAATGTTTAGGCCAGGGCTTGTTCTATCTCGAGATTGTAATGAATGGACAGGTGTTCGCCGTTATTTGCTAACAGGCGGCAAATCAGTTTTACTGAATGATTTTGGCTCCAGAAATATGGCTAATCCCCATTGCTTATTCGAATTCATTAAAGCAGGAATAGACGGTTTTCCGGCGGAGCACTATATGGTAATTTTAGGCGGTCATGGTTACCAGTTTGTTGGCTCAATGCCGGATTATAGTCAAGAGCTTCCCTACATTATGGGTTTTCCGGAAATGGCGGATGCATTAGACAGCGCGAGCGTTCAAACTGGCCGAAAAATTGATTTGCTGGTAGCTGATATCTGTTATTTCAACTTTATTGAAGTTGTTTATGAATTTGCCAAGCGGGCGGAGCATGGGGTTAAAAATATTCTTACTTATATTTGCGACGGGCCAATTTGCGGAATGCCCTATGCGCAAATAATTGACCACTTACAGAATAAGCCATCGAATAGTGTGAGCGATTTGATTAAAGGTCTTACGGAAAAATTAAACTTAGACTTGGTTGCTTTCGCGCTCGATTACAATAAGCTTGAAGCAATAAAGCAAAACTTCAACGAACTTGCGGCAGTATATGGTAACACTAAGCCACAAAGCCGGCTAAGTTTAAATGAAATTCTATTTACACGAGACCCCGATTTGCCATGGTATCGCTTAGCGAGTCAGGCTCTGCAGAATTTGGAGGAAATGGTAATAGCTTACAAGCGGATAAGTGATAACGACTATGGTCTGATTAATATTGCCAACACACCGACTGCGAATGCTAAATTAGACTCCTTATATACAAGATTAAGTTTTACTAAAAACAATGCCTGGACTGGGTTGCTTATTGAGCAGTCTAGTGAGCATGATGCCTCAAAGAATGCTGATATTCCGGCCCCTATAGCATTGACTCCGGAAGAAGTGTTTGCCTACATATCCATCATGAATCCTGAATTAGGACAGGATGAAAGAATCTGCATTATTAAGAATCTTATCGAATATAAAAACTGGATGTATCCAGACACATCTACATAAGGTGTTACATAATATATATCAAGCTAAGGCTTTAGCTAAGAAAAACAAGTGAAAGAAGAGGGAAATAATGATTGGTTTCATTATCGGCGTGTGCATCGGTTATTTTTGCAGACCCCTTGTTACTTTGTTTTTTGAGCTTATCGCTAGGCTGTGGGCAAGGTACAAACATGACTTTATAAAATGGGCTGCCGCTGCAGTTCAGTAAAAAACCTACGACTATTAATATTAGATCGTAGGTTTTTTACTTATATATTTTAAAAACTAAGGATAAAAGCATATTTTTTAATACGTGAAGCATAGGAATTTATAATTGATAATAGATAGAAATGAGGGTGGCTGGATGTGGAGAAAAACTCTTTGATCTATGTCGCAGGACACCGCGGCTTGGTTGGGTCGGCAATTATCCGTTATTTGAATAGCCAAGGCTATAAAAATATCCTTGCTCGGACGAGCAGGGAGTTGGATTTACGACATCAGTCAGATGTCGATGCCTTTTTTGCAAGACATCGGCCGGAATATATTTTTCTTGCCGCCGCAAAAGTAGGCGGTATTGCGGCCAATAGCAAATATCCAGCTGAGTTTATATATGATAATATAATGGTAGAAAGTAATGTAATCCATGCTGCTCATAGGTATAATGCAAAGAAACTGCTTTTTTTGGGGAGCTCCTGCATCTATCCGAAATTCGCGCCCCAGCCGTTGAAAGAGGAATATCTTTTAAGTGGCAAACTGGAACTAACTAATGAGTGGTATGCGATTGCCAAGATCGCCGGCATTAAGCTTTGCCAGGCTTATCGAAGGCAATATGGTAGTAACTTTATTGCCGTAATGCCAACTAATCTTTATGGAATTAATGATAATTTTGACCTAGAAACATCTCATGTATTGCCTGCGCTTATGCGTAAATTCCATGAGGCTGCTGTATCCGGAAGTAAGATTGTTACAGTATGGGGAACAGGTTCTCCCCGGCGGGAATTCTTATTTGTCGATGACTTAGCAGAAGCATGTTGTTATCTTATGGACAACTATGATGACGCTGAAATAATTAATATTGGAACTGGCTCTGACATAACCATTCATCAACTTGCAGAGCTTATGGCTGAAATAACCGGATTTAAAGGGAAGATAGAATTCGATGCGAGTAAACCTGATGGTACGCCGATTAAGCTATTGGATGTATCAAAGATTAATAAATTGGGCTGGCGGGCGGGTACCGAGCTGCGTAAGGGAATACAAGTTACGTATGATTGGTTCAAAGAACAATACAGCTTCCAGGAGGAATAATGAATACTGGTATTTGTCCTGGCGTAAAACGCAATTCAAGGTTACATATAGTTCTGGCTTTAATGGTAGGTATAATTATGCTGGGGTTGTTTTGCAAAATAGCGTGGAATACGTTAATTGAGCAGGCAATGGCTGAGTTTGATCAGTCTATAATATTGCTGGTGCGCAGCTTTACCAGTTCATATATGGATTTTTTCATGGTTAATGTTACCAATCTAGGTTCAGCCTCATTTTATGCCCTATTGGCCTTTGTCATGCTGATTATTCTGCTCAGGCGAAAACGTAAGTATGAAGCAGTAACGCTGGTTCTATGTGTGGCCGGCGGCGCGTTTTTAAATGAGGTGCTCAAGCAGTTATTTCAGCGAAGCAGGCCGGACACGCTGCCCCTGATTGATATTGGTGGCTATAGCTTTCCTAGTGGGCATGCAATGGTATCGGTTTGTTGTTATGGTTTGCTGGCCTTTTTGACTATCCGCAGTTTAGCATCTTGGCGGTCAAAGGTTATTGTTTTTATTATAACCAGCATAGTAGTAACAGTAGTGGGGATTAGTAGGATTTATGTCGGGGTGCATTACCCGACAGATGTTTTGGCCGGATTTGCGGTTGGTACGACTTGGCTGGCTTTTTGTATAGCGCTTTTATTATGGTTGGAGCACCGCGTTGTTAAATTCAGCAACATTAATTTGCCATGATTTATTAATTTCCGGCTGGAAATACTATTACCGAACGTATTGAAAGGAGGTAATAGTACTTGGCAAATGAAAAAGTATATCATTACTGGAATGGCAAAAATATCTCAGGACAAGACCATGTTGGTAATAAATTTTTAATTGATGAAGGACCGCGCAATAGTACGACTGAGATGAAATATGAAGTTGGCTGTGATACCATCGCCGCCGACGACTTGCAAACGGGTATAGAATACGAATAATAATAAAAAATATTGACCAACCCGCTTTGAAGAGGGTTGGTCATATTACTTTCACTAAAGCTCGGCGCAGCCGGGGTTTTCTAAAAATCAGCCTGTTTTAACATTGCCTAAAATATATGAAATAAATTGCTGAGCCGTTCGGCCGGAACGTCCGGAATGAGAGAGCTCCCACTTAATAGCTTCGGAGCGGAGCTGGGCAGGACAGAGGGCGATATTATGCTTTTTAGCCATCTCTTCAACTATGGTAAGATACTCCTCCTGATTTGGCTGTAAGTAAGTTAATGTTATTCCGAAGCGGTCGGATAAAGATATTTTCTCGTTAATGGTATCGTTGCGATGAATATCACTGTTATTCTCGCTGCGATCATTCCACAATTCCCGAACTAGATGTCTGCGGTTTGATGTTGCAATAATGATGACATTTGCAGGCTTAGACTCAACCCCGCCGTCTAAAACTGATTTTAGATACTTATATTCAACTTCATAATCTTCAAATGACAGGTCATCAAGAAATAGGATGAACTTTTTGCCCCGATTACGTAAAGAACTCATTAGTTCATGCAAGTATTTTATTTGATGCTTAGCTATTTCGACCAGTCTTAAGCCGTCGGTAAAGTAGCGGTTGACCAATGCTTTGACAGATGAAGATTTCCCTGTTCCCCTAGCCCCGACAAGCAATACATTATTTGCCGGTTTGTTAGCAAGGAAAGCCTCAGTATTGCGAATGAGAGTTTCCTTCTGTCGGTCATAGCCGATGATATCCTCAAGCCTAATCTGATCATAGTGTTTGACACCCACTAAGACCCCGTCTTCACTCCAACGAAAGGCGGCGTATTGGGCCATTTCTCCATGACCAAACCTTGTGTAGTAGTCAACCAGTTTCTTGAATATTTTTTCGGCCGGGCAGCTGCCGGTATTGTCTAGGAAATAGTTTGTCATTTCTTCAATTTTAGACGTGATGGTGCAGTGAG
Proteins encoded:
- a CDS encoding GDP-L-fucose synthase encodes the protein MEKNSLIYVAGHRGLVGSAIIRYLNSQGYKNILARTSRELDLRHQSDVDAFFARHRPEYIFLAAAKVGGIAANSKYPAEFIYDNIMVESNVIHAAHRYNAKKLLFLGSSCIYPKFAPQPLKEEYLLSGKLELTNEWYAIAKIAGIKLCQAYRRQYGSNFIAVMPTNLYGINDNFDLETSHVLPALMRKFHEAAVSGSKIVTVWGTGSPRREFLFVDDLAEACCYLMDNYDDAEIINIGTGSDITIHQLAELMAEITGFKGKIEFDASKPDGTPIKLLDVSKINKLGWRAGTELRKGIQVTYDWFKEQYSFQEE
- a CDS encoding phosphatase PAP2 family protein — its product is MNTGICPGVKRNSRLHIVLALMVGIIMLGLFCKIAWNTLIEQAMAEFDQSIILLVRSFTSSYMDFFMVNVTNLGSASFYALLAFVMLIILLRRKRKYEAVTLVLCVAGGAFLNEVLKQLFQRSRPDTLPLIDIGGYSFPSGHAMVSVCCYGLLAFLTIRSLASWRSKVIVFIITSIVVTVVGISRIYVGVHYPTDVLAGFAVGTTWLAFCIALLLWLEHRVVKFSNINLP
- a CDS encoding ATP-binding protein, which translates into the protein MSNLTELNKLIIFRNILNDTILNRLLDSAVNDAPSISYQITHELLTKAEQLQLQGNALKSYLMYLILNDENIFSTTVETTGGAIGESLFKAVVHDISILQDVLKSDLRCLTNEFLEDFHPTHCTITSKIEEMTNYFLDNTGSCPAEKIFKKLVDYYTRFGHGEMAQYAAFRWSEDGVLVGVKHYDQIRLEDIIGYDRQKETLIRNTEAFLANKPANNVLLVGARGTGKSSSVKALVNRYFTDGLRLVEIAKHQIKYLHELMSSLRNRGKKFILFLDDLSFEDYEVEYKYLKSVLDGGVESKPANVIIIATSNRRHLVRELWNDRSENNSDIHRNDTINEKISLSDRFGITLTYLQPNQEEYLTIVEEMAKKHNIALCPAQLRSEAIKWELSHSGRSGRTAQQFISYILGNVKTG